The Sulfitobacter donghicola DSW-25 = KCTC 12864 = JCM 14565 genome has a segment encoding these proteins:
- the mgtE gene encoding magnesium transporter, translated as MSDQVLETGQPPEGDAPEAYLLNKRDVAAILYAVDIDDREKLIELMEPLHAADIADLLEQINAFDRSRLVRLFDREFDGEILSELDDSIRDEVISILTPQVLHEAVRELDSDDVVDIIEDLEGPQQETILDALEDSDRAAVEQALTYPEYSAGRLMQREVVMAPEHWTVGAAIDHLRATPEDELPDQFYHIIIVDPRLHPVGNVTLGKLMRSRRETMLSDLLEETFQVIPAMRDEGDVAYAFNQYHLISAPVVDEDGRLIGVITIDDAMAVLDDEHEEDILRLAGVGEGSLSDRVRETTKQRLPWLAVNLVTAIAASLVIAQFEVALAQIVALAVLMPIVASMGGNAGTQSLTVAVRALATKDLTGSNVWRVIRRECLVGLINGAIFAVVMGIVGVIWFGSPALGGVIAVAMVVNMVVAGLAGTGIPILLERIGVDPALASGAFVTTVTDVVGFFAFLGLAAAVLL; from the coding sequence ATGTCAGATCAGGTTTTAGAAACAGGTCAGCCCCCCGAAGGTGACGCGCCCGAAGCTTATTTGCTGAATAAACGCGATGTGGCGGCGATCCTTTATGCGGTTGATATTGATGACCGCGAAAAGCTGATCGAGCTGATGGAGCCGCTGCATGCGGCTGATATTGCTGACCTTTTGGAGCAAATCAACGCTTTTGATCGCTCTCGTTTGGTGCGCCTGTTTGATCGCGAATTCGATGGTGAGATTCTATCGGAACTAGACGATTCCATCCGTGACGAAGTCATCTCGATCCTGACGCCGCAAGTTCTGCATGAAGCTGTGCGCGAGCTGGATAGTGACGATGTTGTCGACATCATCGAAGATTTGGAAGGGCCCCAGCAAGAAACCATTCTGGACGCATTGGAAGACAGTGATCGCGCCGCCGTTGAACAGGCGCTCACCTATCCCGAATATTCTGCTGGCCGTTTGATGCAACGCGAAGTGGTGATGGCGCCCGAGCATTGGACCGTTGGGGCCGCCATTGACCATCTGCGCGCCACGCCAGAAGACGAACTGCCCGATCAGTTTTACCATATCATCATCGTTGATCCGCGGCTGCACCCCGTGGGCAATGTCACTTTGGGCAAATTGATGCGCTCGCGCCGCGAGACGATGCTGAGCGACCTGCTAGAGGAGACTTTTCAGGTTATTCCTGCGATGCGTGATGAAGGTGACGTGGCCTATGCGTTTAACCAATACCACCTGATTTCGGCCCCCGTTGTGGATGAAGACGGCCGCCTAATCGGGGTAATCACCATTGATGACGCGATGGCGGTTTTGGATGATGAGCACGAAGAAGACATCCTGCGATTGGCGGGTGTGGGCGAGGGCTCGCTTTCGGATCGCGTGAGAGAGACGACCAAACAAAGGCTGCCTTGGTTGGCGGTCAATCTGGTCACGGCCATCGCGGCCTCGCTGGTGATCGCGCAGTTTGAGGTGGCTCTGGCCCAGATTGTCGCCCTTGCCGTTTTGATGCCCATCGTGGCCTCGATGGGGGGGAATGCAGGAACTCAAAGCCTAACAGTTGCCGTACGCGCATTGGCAACAAAAGACCTCACCGGTTCTAACGTGTGGCGGGTTATCCGACGTGAATGTTTAGTGGGGTTGATAAACGGGGCAATATTTGCGGTTGTGATGGGTATTGTCGGGGTGATCTGGTTCGGCTCACCTGCGCTGGGCGGGGTGATTGCCGTGGCGATGGTGGTCAACATGGTTGTTGCTGGGCTGGCGGGAACAGGCATTCCAATTCTGCTTGAACGAATAGGTGTAGATCCTGCGCTTGCGTCAGGCGCGTTTGTGACCACGGTAACAGATGTGGTTGGTTTCTTTGCCTTTTTGGGTCTAGCAGCGGCGGTACTATTATGA
- a CDS encoding SLC13 family permease produces MFELSQFSQAILALTVVVVMFILFLRETLPTEVVALAGAASLLAMGLLPYEDARIVLSNSAPWTIAAMFIVMGALVRTGALEVLTQMAERYARTNPKLAVIGVILSVMGASAIMNNTPVVVVMIPVVVQLSKTLGTKASKLLIPLSYAAIMGGSLTLIGTSTNLLVDGVARAQGLEPFGIFEILPIGLAVCAWGLFYMATIGRRLLPERDSMAGMLSDRSKMKFFSEAVIPPESNLIGREVLDVKLFKREGVRLIDVVRGDASLRRNLKDVVLQTGDRVVLRTQMSELLSLQATPELKRVDQVSAVETNTVEVLITPGCKMIGRSLGALRLRRRYGVYPLAVHRRNQNIGRQLDDLVVRVGDTLLLEGASEDIQRLASDMDMVDVSTPSQRAYRRGHAPIAIAALAAIVTLAALNVAPILMLAVIAVAIVLVTGCIDADEAFSFIDGRLLALIFSMLCVGAALQHTGAVQLIVDGIAPALGNLPPAGVIFCVFLLTTVFTEIVSNNAVAVIMTPIAISLAAALGMDARALVVAVMIAASCAFATPIGYQTNTLVYGPGGYKFTDFMRVGVPLNLSMSLIASAVIPLIW; encoded by the coding sequence ATGTTCGAACTTAGTCAGTTTTCCCAAGCGATCCTTGCGCTCACCGTTGTTGTGGTGATGTTTATCCTCTTCCTGCGAGAGACCTTGCCAACCGAAGTTGTCGCCCTCGCGGGGGCTGCATCGCTGTTGGCGATGGGGTTGTTGCCCTATGAGGACGCGCGGATAGTGCTGTCCAACTCGGCGCCATGGACGATTGCGGCGATGTTTATTGTCATGGGGGCGCTGGTGCGTACTGGCGCGCTTGAGGTTTTAACGCAAATGGCCGAACGATATGCGCGCACCAATCCCAAACTGGCGGTGATTGGTGTTATCCTGTCGGTGATGGGGGCTTCGGCCATTATGAACAACACGCCTGTGGTGGTTGTCATGATCCCCGTTGTGGTTCAACTCAGCAAGACACTAGGCACCAAAGCCTCCAAGCTGCTGATCCCGCTGAGTTATGCTGCGATTATGGGCGGATCGCTCACCCTGATCGGGACCTCAACAAACCTGTTGGTGGATGGCGTGGCGCGTGCGCAAGGGCTGGAGCCTTTTGGTATTTTCGAAATTCTGCCGATTGGTTTGGCCGTTTGCGCATGGGGGCTGTTTTACATGGCGACCATCGGGCGGCGCCTGTTGCCTGAACGGGACAGCATGGCAGGGATGCTGAGTGACCGCTCCAAGATGAAGTTTTTCTCAGAGGCGGTGATCCCCCCTGAAAGCAACCTGATCGGGCGTGAGGTACTGGACGTAAAGCTGTTCAAACGCGAAGGCGTGCGCCTGATCGACGTGGTTCGTGGCGATGCCTCGTTACGCCGCAACCTGAAAGACGTTGTGTTGCAAACGGGGGACCGCGTGGTTTTGCGCACCCAGATGTCCGAACTGCTGAGCCTTCAGGCCACCCCAGAGCTAAAGCGCGTGGATCAGGTTTCGGCAGTTGAAACCAATACGGTTGAGGTGTTGATCACCCCGGGATGCAAGATGATTGGCCGCAGCTTGGGCGCATTGCGTCTGCGCCGCCGTTACGGTGTTTACCCGCTGGCGGTGCATCGGCGGAACCAGAACATCGGGCGGCAGCTGGATGATCTGGTGGTGCGGGTGGGTGACACCCTGCTGCTAGAAGGCGCCTCCGAAGACATTCAGCGTTTGGCCAGCGATATGGATATGGTTGATGTCAGCACACCGTCCCAGCGGGCCTATCGTCGTGGCCATGCGCCCATTGCCATTGCCGCACTTGCCGCCATTGTCACCTTGGCCGCGCTGAACGTTGCGCCTATTTTGATGTTGGCAGTGATCGCTGTTGCCATTGTTCTGGTCACGGGCTGCATCGACGCGGATGAGGCGTTTTCCTTTATCGACGGGCGTTTGTTGGCGCTGATTTTTTCGATGCTCTGCGTGGGGGCTGCGTTACAGCATACGGGCGCAGTGCAGTTGATTGTTGATGGCATTGCGCCTGCACTGGGTAATTTGCCGCCCGCTGGCGTGATCTTTTGCGTGTTCTTGCTGACCACGGTGTTTACAGAAATCGTTTCCAATAATGCGGTGGCTGTCATCATGACACCCATCGCGATCTCATTGGCTGCGGCCTTGGGCATGGATGCACGCGCGCTTGTCGTGGCGGTGATGATCGCCGCGTCTTGTGCCTTTGCCACCCCGATTGGGTATCAGACCAACACGTTGGTTTATGGTCCGGGGGGGTACAAGTTCACCGACTTTATGCGCGTTGGTGTGCCGCTGAACCTGTCCATGTCCCTGATTGCCAGCGCGGTGATCCCGCTGATCTGGTAA
- a CDS encoding inositol monophosphatase family protein — MRNDPELTAELTRVAHLLADAARAAILPYFRSANLGTDNKLPEGYDPVTEADRAGEAAMRAILDEQRPQDGILGEELGTKVGTTGLTWVLDPIDGTRGFVSGTPTWGVLIAVGDEAGPFIGIVDQPYIAERFIGSPEGATLIRAEKLQPLQTRKPRPLSEAIVFTTFPEVGSPEEGAAFHAVAKNALLTRYGMDCYAYALVASGQIDLVIEACLQPYDIQGPLALIEAAGGVVTDWDGGPAHQGGRVIAAANSDIHAEALEILRKETQR; from the coding sequence ATGAGAAATGATCCCGAGCTTACCGCCGAATTGACCCGCGTTGCCCATCTGTTGGCTGATGCGGCAAGAGCTGCAATTTTACCCTATTTTCGCAGCGCAAATTTGGGAACCGACAATAAGCTGCCCGAAGGGTATGACCCCGTCACCGAAGCTGATCGCGCTGGTGAGGCCGCAATGCGCGCCATTTTGGATGAACAGCGCCCCCAAGACGGTATTCTGGGGGAAGAATTGGGCACCAAAGTCGGAACAACAGGGCTCACTTGGGTTCTGGACCCCATTGATGGGACACGCGGTTTCGTTTCGGGCACACCAACATGGGGTGTTCTGATCGCTGTTGGGGATGAGGCAGGGCCGTTTATCGGCATCGTCGATCAACCCTACATCGCAGAGCGTTTTATCGGCTCGCCTGAAGGTGCCACATTGATTCGCGCAGAGAAACTGCAGCCCCTTCAAACACGCAAGCCGCGCCCGTTGTCCGAGGCAATTGTGTTCACCACCTTTCCCGAGGTCGGCAGCCCCGAGGAAGGTGCCGCGTTCCACGCGGTTGCAAAGAATGCCTTGCTCACCCGATATGGGATGGATTGCTATGCCTATGCTTTGGTTGCTTCTGGTCAGATCGATTTAGTGATCGAAGCCTGCCTGCAACCCTATGACATTCAAGGGCCGCTTGCCTTGATCGAGGCAGCAGGTGGCGTGGTGACTGATTGGGACGGCGGTCCAGCCCATCAAGGTGGACGCGTTATCGCCGCAGCCAACAGCGACATTCACGCCGAAGCGTTAGAAATTTTGCGCAAAGAAACTCAGCGATGA
- a CDS encoding DMT family transporter, with protein MSQTAMPRREVLLFSAFVVVLGAGWGATQPMAKIAVSTGYGHFGLIFWQLVLGAALMLVLCAVRRTPLPMNAAAMRAYGVIALIGTVIPNTMSYQAAVHLPSGIMSLLLSIIPMFAFAIALTLGTDRFAWRRLIGLCFGLIGVLIIILPSVDLGEAVPVGWAAVYLVVAFFYAFEGNYVSRWGVAGLDPFQLMLGASLFGLVMVIPLMLFTNQMIMPQWPMPRPQLALVGSSVVHVLVYASYVWLVGRAGAVFAVQVSYMVTGFGLFWAWLMLGETFSQLIWLALAAMFAGMYLVQPQAKAALADDPAMGDT; from the coding sequence ATGAGCCAAACGGCAATGCCACGGCGCGAGGTTCTGCTGTTCAGCGCGTTTGTGGTGGTGTTGGGTGCTGGCTGGGGGGCGACCCAGCCCATGGCAAAGATCGCGGTGAGTACGGGATACGGCCATTTCGGTCTGATCTTTTGGCAGTTGGTTCTGGGTGCGGCGTTGATGCTGGTGCTTTGCGCCGTTCGGCGCACGCCGTTGCCGATGAACGCGGCGGCGATGCGCGCTTACGGGGTGATCGCTCTTATCGGGACGGTGATCCCGAACACCATGTCCTATCAGGCGGCGGTGCATTTGCCGTCTGGGATTATGTCCCTGCTGCTGAGCATTATTCCCATGTTTGCCTTTGCCATTGCGCTGACATTGGGCACGGATCGCTTCGCATGGCGGCGTTTAATTGGTCTGTGTTTTGGCTTGATCGGGGTTTTGATCATCATCCTCCCCTCCGTAGATCTGGGTGAGGCCGTTCCCGTTGGCTGGGCTGCCGTCTATCTGGTCGTCGCGTTTTTCTATGCGTTCGAGGGCAATTACGTTTCCCGCTGGGGTGTTGCTGGGCTAGACCCGTTTCAATTGATGCTGGGTGCGTCCCTGTTTGGTTTGGTGATGGTGATCCCTCTCATGCTCTTCACAAATCAGATGATTATGCCCCAATGGCCAATGCCGCGGCCGCAGCTCGCGCTGGTGGGGTCATCGGTTGTGCATGTATTGGTCTATGCCAGCTATGTCTGGCTGGTTGGTCGCGCCGGAGCGGTTTTCGCCGTGCAGGTGAGCTATATGGTCACGGGATTTGGCCTGTTTTGGGCATGGCTGATGCTGGGCGAGACGTTTTCGCAGCTGATCTGGCTGGCGCTGGCGGCGATGTTTGCAGGTATGTATCTTGTCCAACCGCAGGCCAAAGCAGCCCTTGCTGATGATCCTGCGATGGGCGACACTTAG
- a CDS encoding 8-oxoguanine deaminase, with protein MSATLLQGASIILTMDDKRRELSNHDILIQDGVIAQIGENLVAPAGCDVVPVKGCLLTPGLVNTHHHLYQSMTRAVPGGQDALLFGWLRTLYPIWQKFTPDHMHVSAQVGLAELALSGCTLSSDHLYLYPNGSRLEDTIHAAAELGLRFHPTRGAMSIGESSGGLPPDALVENENAILEDCIRVIDSFHDASEGSMCRVGIAPCSPFSVSKELMRQAALLGRDKGVMLHTHLAENDEDIAYSLETFGCRPGEYAESLGWVGPDVWHAHCVKLDPSEIALFAKTGTGVAHCPCSNCRLGSGIAPLRHMRDAGVPVGLGVDGSASNDAGNLVSEARQAMLLQRVALGADAMSAREALEIATRGGADVLGRPDCGRLAVGKRADIAIWDMSGIEAAGSWDHAALLLAGPTTVRDLYVEGRPIVRNGKVITLDMPQLLARQQEMANELKERA; from the coding sequence ATGAGCGCCACTCTGCTTCAGGGGGCTAGTATTATCCTGACGATGGATGATAAGCGGCGAGAGCTTTCTAACCATGATATCCTTATTCAGGACGGCGTGATTGCGCAGATCGGTGAAAACCTTGTTGCGCCCGCAGGCTGCGACGTTGTTCCTGTCAAAGGATGCTTGCTCACCCCGGGGTTGGTGAACACACACCACCACCTGTACCAAAGCATGACCCGAGCCGTGCCAGGGGGGCAGGATGCCTTGCTATTTGGCTGGCTGCGCACGCTTTATCCGATCTGGCAGAAATTTACCCCCGACCACATGCATGTTTCGGCGCAGGTGGGGTTGGCAGAGCTGGCATTGTCTGGGTGCACGCTTAGCTCGGATCATCTCTATCTTTATCCAAACGGATCTCGCCTAGAGGATACGATTCATGCGGCGGCCGAACTGGGCCTGCGGTTCCACCCCACGCGCGGCGCGATGAGCATCGGGGAAAGTAGCGGCGGCTTGCCACCTGATGCATTGGTCGAAAATGAAAACGCTATTCTCGAAGACTGCATTCGGGTGATCGACAGCTTCCATGACGCAAGCGAAGGCTCAATGTGCCGCGTTGGCATCGCGCCTTGTTCGCCGTTTTCTGTCAGCAAAGAGCTGATGCGCCAAGCGGCACTGTTGGGGCGTGATAAAGGGGTCATGCTGCACACGCATCTGGCCGAAAACGACGAAGACATTGCCTATTCCCTGGAAACCTTTGGGTGCAGACCTGGGGAATACGCCGAATCTTTGGGCTGGGTAGGGCCAGACGTGTGGCATGCGCATTGCGTAAAGCTGGACCCGTCCGAGATCGCGCTATTTGCGAAAACGGGCACTGGCGTTGCCCATTGCCCCTGTTCCAATTGCCGTTTGGGCAGCGGCATTGCACCGCTGCGGCACATGCGGGACGCAGGTGTTCCCGTGGGATTGGGCGTTGATGGCTCTGCGAGCAATGATGCGGGGAACCTCGTGTCCGAGGCGCGTCAGGCGATGCTGTTGCAACGTGTGGCGCTGGGCGCCGACGCGATGAGCGCACGCGAAGCGCTTGAGATCGCAACCCGCGGCGGCGCTGACGTTCTAGGCCGGCCAGATTGTGGACGTCTGGCGGTTGGAAAACGGGCCGACATCGCGATTTGGGATATGAGCGGTATCGAGGCCGCAGGGTCATGGGATCACGCCGCCTTGTTGTTGGCGGGCCCGACAACGGTACGTGATCTATACGTCGAAGGCCGTCCCATAGTAAGAAATGGTAAGGTTATTACCTTAGACATGCCGCAGCTGCTGGCACGTCAGCAAGAAATGGCAAACGAGTTAAAGGAACGAGCATGA
- a CDS encoding TIGR00282 family metallophosphoesterase, which produces MKILFLGDVMGRAGRRAITENLARLRTEWKLDFVVVNGENATSGMGLSGSHAKTLLDAGADCLTLGDHAFDQKDMLSFIEQEPRVIRPLNFSKNAPGKGARLFKTRTGKQVLVTQALGQVFMKRPFDDPFSALDAVLKTHPLGGLANAIIVDMHCEATSEKMAMGHWCDGRASLVVGTHTHVPTSDAMILPAGTAYLTDAGMTGDYNSVIGMEKTEPLRRFITGMPKERFTPAADEATLSGVYVETDDKTGRATRIVPIRQGGKLQQSAP; this is translated from the coding sequence ATGAAAATACTATTCCTTGGTGATGTAATGGGCCGCGCCGGGCGCCGCGCTATTACCGAAAATCTGGCGCGTCTTCGGACGGAATGGAAACTCGATTTTGTTGTTGTGAACGGCGAAAATGCGACCTCGGGCATGGGGCTGTCTGGGTCTCATGCAAAGACGCTATTGGATGCGGGGGCCGATTGCCTGACGCTGGGCGATCATGCGTTTGACCAAAAGGATATGCTGTCCTTTATCGAACAAGAGCCGCGCGTGATACGCCCCTTGAATTTTTCCAAAAACGCTCCGGGTAAGGGCGCGCGATTGTTCAAAACCCGCACGGGAAAACAGGTTCTGGTGACACAGGCCTTGGGCCAAGTCTTCATGAAGCGCCCCTTTGACGATCCGTTTTCCGCGCTGGATGCGGTCCTGAAAACGCACCCATTGGGCGGGCTGGCCAACGCAATCATTGTGGATATGCACTGCGAGGCGACCTCGGAGAAAATGGCGATGGGCCATTGGTGTGACGGGCGTGCATCCCTTGTTGTGGGGACGCATACGCATGTGCCGACATCGGATGCCATGATCTTGCCTGCTGGTACGGCCTATTTGACCGATGCGGGGATGACGGGCGATTATAACTCAGTCATCGGCATGGAGAAAACCGAGCCGCTGCGCAGGTTCATCACTGGCATGCCGAAAGAGCGTTTCACCCCAGCGGCGGATGAGGCGACCCTATCGGGCGTTTACGTCGAAACAGATGACAAAACGGGCCGCGCGACGCGCATCGTACCCATTCGCCAAGGTGGAAAGCTGCAGCAGAGCGCCCCATGA
- a CDS encoding 5-formyltetrahydrofolate cyclo-ligase, protein MMTLAQIKAAARKEAFARRKPLFEAANGAQAGYLSEVLAGHRGVPVSGFMPIRTEIDPTPAMAEASAYGDVGVPVIEAADTPLKFARWTPETVMVAGQFGAAIPQDPTFFEPEIVVVPLLSFDRKGGRLGYGGGFYDRTLELLRAKRATLAIGFAFAGQEVDAVALEPTDQPLDLIVTEAGIIEIT, encoded by the coding sequence ATTATGACTTTAGCTCAGATCAAAGCCGCCGCGCGAAAAGAAGCCTTTGCGCGGCGCAAACCGTTGTTTGAGGCGGCAAATGGCGCTCAGGCGGGGTATCTGAGCGAAGTTCTGGCAGGCCACCGCGGCGTCCCGGTATCTGGCTTTATGCCCATCCGCACCGAGATCGATCCAACACCCGCAATGGCCGAAGCCTCTGCCTATGGAGATGTCGGCGTTCCCGTCATAGAGGCGGCGGATACACCCCTGAAATTTGCCCGTTGGACCCCCGAAACCGTGATGGTCGCGGGCCAGTTTGGTGCGGCCATTCCGCAGGATCCTACGTTTTTTGAACCAGAAATCGTAGTCGTCCCGCTCTTGTCCTTTGATCGCAAAGGGGGGCGTTTGGGATATGGCGGTGGGTTTTATGACCGCACGTTGGAATTGTTGCGCGCAAAACGTGCGACTTTGGCGATTGGTTTTGCCTTTGCAGGGCAAGAGGTTGACGCCGTTGCGCTGGAACCAACCGACCAGCCGCTCGATCTGATCGTCACAGAAGCGGGTATTATTGAAATCACGTAA
- a CDS encoding CAP domain-containing protein, with protein MKSLAIIGAICFALSGCVVVSSSGSAPAAQQASANSGPVAAGSAGAQINAIRARVGLGGLQRNARLDAIARVHAQDMAKNKFFAHQGSDGSTAGKRATRGGYRWCTIGENISKGYSSQARTIEGWRTSPGHYRNMVNNKAQHFGMAKVGEYWVMLVAAKNC; from the coding sequence ATGAAAAGTTTGGCAATAATCGGGGCAATTTGTTTCGCACTATCTGGCTGTGTGGTTGTTAGCTCCAGTGGTTCTGCTCCGGCGGCCCAACAGGCAAGTGCAAACAGTGGCCCTGTTGCTGCAGGGTCTGCGGGGGCGCAGATCAATGCAATTCGCGCACGTGTTGGGCTGGGTGGTTTGCAACGCAATGCTAGGCTTGATGCTATTGCGCGTGTTCATGCCCAAGATATGGCAAAGAATAAATTCTTTGCCCATCAAGGAAGCGATGGATCAACAGCAGGCAAGCGCGCAACGCGCGGCGGTTATCGCTGGTGCACGATTGGTGAAAACATCAGCAAAGGTTATAGCAGTCAGGCCAGAACAATCGAAGGCTGGCGCACATCACCTGGACACTACCGCAACATGGTAAACAACAAGGCGCAGCACTTTGGTATGGCCAAAGTCGGCGAATATTGGGTGATGTTGGTGGCCGCGAAAAATTGCTAA
- the guaD gene encoding guanine deaminase, with product MNNQTLLTGQVLTFDGNPFETAWDDCVHINSSGAVLLEGAKIAAVGDAAVLKADHPQARQVSYGQDLICPGFVDAHAHYPQTAMIASWGKRLIDWLNTYTFPEEARFGDPEYATAIAQRYLDLTAANGTTTIASFATIHPHSADALFAAAHKRGQSVVTGKTCMDRNAPDDLRDTAQSAYDDSKALINRWHGKGRAKYAITPRFSPTSTPEQLNALGALWAENPSCLMQTHLSEQPDEIEWVQGLYPDARDYLDTYESHGLLGARGLYGHAIHLTPREIDRLAEVQGRVIHCPTSNAFIGSGALDLPALAQRQIPLGLATDTGGGSSFSMLRTMAAAYEAAQHHGHALHAAQLMWLATAGSANSLHMSDEIGSLKAGNYADITVLDLKSTEAISQRANRSGSVWEDVFATIMLGDDRAIRETWIAGASRQS from the coding sequence ATGAACAACCAAACCCTTCTCACCGGTCAAGTTCTGACCTTTGACGGCAACCCTTTTGAAACCGCGTGGGACGACTGCGTGCACATCAATTCATCCGGCGCGGTTTTGCTGGAGGGGGCAAAAATTGCCGCTGTTGGCGATGCTGCGGTTTTAAAGGCCGATCACCCGCAGGCGAGGCAGGTATCCTATGGCCAAGACCTGATTTGCCCAGGTTTTGTGGATGCCCATGCGCATTACCCGCAGACAGCGATGATCGCCAGCTGGGGCAAACGGCTGATCGACTGGCTGAACACCTATACCTTCCCAGAGGAGGCGCGCTTTGGCGATCCTGAATATGCGACCGCCATTGCCCAGCGGTATCTGGATCTAACCGCAGCGAATGGCACCACAACCATTGCCTCTTTTGCCACCATTCACCCCCATAGCGCAGATGCGCTGTTTGCGGCTGCCCACAAACGAGGTCAATCGGTGGTGACAGGCAAAACCTGCATGGATCGGAACGCGCCAGATGATTTGCGCGACACTGCCCAATCAGCATATGACGACAGCAAGGCCCTGATTAATCGCTGGCACGGCAAGGGGCGCGCAAAATATGCAATCACGCCGCGGTTTTCGCCAACATCGACACCAGAGCAGCTGAATGCCTTGGGCGCCCTTTGGGCCGAAAACCCCAGTTGCCTGATGCAAACCCACCTCAGCGAGCAACCCGATGAAATCGAATGGGTACAAGGCCTTTACCCAGATGCGCGGGATTATCTGGACACTTATGAAAGCCACGGCTTGCTGGGGGCGCGTGGCCTTTACGGCCATGCCATCCACCTGACCCCAAGAGAGATTGACAGATTGGCCGAAGTACAGGGCCGCGTGATCCATTGCCCGACATCCAATGCCTTTATCGGCTCGGGCGCGTTAGACTTGCCTGCATTGGCGCAACGTCAGATCCCGCTGGGTCTGGCCACGGATACAGGTGGCGGATCATCCTTTTCGATGTTGCGGACGATGGCGGCCGCCTATGAGGCGGCGCAGCACCACGGCCATGCGCTTCATGCGGCCCAGCTGATGTGGCTGGCAACGGCAGGGTCGGCCAACAGCCTGCACATGTCAGATGAAATCGGCAGCCTAAAGGCAGGAAACTATGCCGATATCACCGTTCTGGACCTGAAATCGACCGAAGCAATCTCACAACGTGCAAATCGCTCGGGCTCGGTTTGGGAAGATGTGTTTGCGACGATCATGCTAGGCGATGATCGCGCCATTCGCGAGACATGGATCGCGGGCGCCAGCAGGCAATCCTGA
- a CDS encoding bile acid:sodium symporter family protein yields MDILINVVLPLSLAVIMLSLGIGLTLGDFRRVAAQPRGFFAGALSQIVLLPIVAYVAAVLFGLPPALAAGLMLLALCPGGVTSNMISRLARGDVALSVSLTAVISLLSILTVPFIAAWSVQHFMGEAAPEVNITSLGIAMFVITALPVCIGVAIRHFATGFADRVEPILTKIATVLFAVIVLAALAGNWSLFVDNISVLGPVLISVNLVLMVLGLFVAAFFGLGWDGRKTISIETGVQNATLGITLSAIISGQSDGFSALALPSAVYGITMYLVAAPFVMWYRRK; encoded by the coding sequence ATGGATATTCTAATTAATGTGGTTCTGCCACTGTCGCTGGCTGTCATCATGCTGTCATTGGGGATTGGGCTGACGTTGGGGGATTTTCGCCGCGTCGCCGCCCAACCGCGCGGGTTCTTTGCTGGCGCGTTAAGCCAAATCGTTCTGTTGCCGATCGTGGCTTATGTAGCGGCTGTGCTCTTTGGGTTGCCGCCTGCTCTTGCTGCGGGTCTAATGCTGCTGGCGCTATGCCCGGGTGGTGTGACGTCAAACATGATTAGTCGCCTTGCGCGCGGCGATGTGGCCCTGTCGGTTTCGCTAACAGCGGTGATTTCTTTGCTCAGCATTTTGACAGTACCGTTTATTGCCGCGTGGTCTGTGCAGCATTTCATGGGCGAAGCCGCGCCCGAGGTGAACATCACCTCGCTTGGGATCGCGATGTTTGTGATCACCGCCCTGCCCGTTTGTATCGGTGTGGCGATCCGCCATTTCGCTACCGGCTTTGCTGATCGCGTCGAGCCGATCCTGACCAAGATTGCGACCGTTTTGTTTGCCGTTATCGTTTTGGCAGCGCTTGCCGGAAACTGGTCACTGTTTGTAGACAACATCAGCGTGCTTGGCCCTGTGCTCATTTCTGTCAACCTCGTGCTTATGGTTTTGGGGCTTTTCGTTGCTGCCTTCTTTGGTTTGGGCTGGGATGGCCGCAAGACGATCTCGATCGAGACAGGCGTGCAAAATGCTACGCTAGGCATCACGTTGAGCGCCATTATATCGGGTCAATCTGACGGGTTTAGCGCGCTGGCCCTGCCCTCAGCCGTATATGGCATTACGATGTATCTGGTCGCAGCGCCTTTTGTCATGTGGTACCGCAGAAAATAG
- a CDS encoding helix-turn-helix domain-containing protein, protein MVHVVDLHVGKAIRQRRFLLGMTQQRLAEIVGIKFQQIQKYETGANRVSASRLWDISQALNVPIETFFQGIGGEEQSQDPLPCSIAVKQENQKEAMDLVRTYYSVPESERRRIFDLARVLGEPL, encoded by the coding sequence ATGGTACACGTTGTGGATCTACATGTTGGCAAAGCCATACGGCAGCGGCGCTTTCTTTTGGGAATGACGCAGCAACGCCTTGCGGAAATTGTTGGGATAAAGTTTCAGCAAATCCAAAAGTACGAAACAGGTGCAAACCGTGTGAGTGCGTCTCGTCTTTGGGATATTTCCCAAGCCTTGAATGTCCCGATCGAAACCTTCTTTCAGGGAATAGGGGGCGAGGAGCAATCTCAAGATCCGTTGCCCTGCAGTATCGCCGTTAAGCAAGAGAACCAAAAAGAAGCAATGGACCTTGTTCGGACCTATTATTCAGTTCCCGAAAGCGAGCGCCGCCGCATTTTCGATTTAGCAAGGGTGTTGGGAGAGCCTCTTTAG